The following coding sequences lie in one Myxococcales bacterium genomic window:
- a CDS encoding PAS domain-containing protein encodes MSDEGTAAELEALRAEIVELRRRLEFAQCAVDALPFPIFWKDRDSIYVGANREQASRSGFPSGEYVVGLSDTDLPWTPEQAEAFRADDRRVMTSGVPVSPIVETQRLLDKGERLCETHKSPLVDAQGHVIGVVGWYEDVTEREEQRREQQLLDERLLRAHKQDSLGTLAGGIAHDFNNILASIMANLWLVQAALPTDHPATESLEDIQRAGLRAKRLVEQLTALKQRQPQKLGPVSLGAVALDASRLIRAMLPAGVELTTQLDPTTPTVLADAGQLHQVVINLCTNAWLAIQDRPMSAPRIELEVSARALDSAMVAKLPGELTPGVHVVLSVSDNGVGMDVATQRRIFEPFFTTREVGAGTGLGLSVVQGIVAAHRGAVEVESTPGCGTTLRVFFPQSAELAPRSVVPSRRLSSRPPTGEKHVLYVDDDLAVLRAAARLLGREGCRTTVFSDPREAADALRKQPCEFDLLAVDFSMPHLSGLDLARIAGEVSPELPVILVSGYVTADLRREAESLGVVRVLNKVDVATELWDTVRGLLALDR; translated from the coding sequence ATGTCCGACGAAGGCACGGCGGCAGAGCTCGAGGCTCTGCGCGCGGAGATCGTCGAGTTACGGCGCAGGCTGGAGTTTGCTCAGTGCGCGGTCGATGCGCTGCCCTTCCCCATCTTCTGGAAGGATCGGGACTCGATCTACGTGGGCGCCAATCGCGAGCAGGCGTCGCGCTCGGGCTTTCCTTCGGGCGAGTACGTGGTCGGCCTTTCGGACACCGACTTGCCGTGGACGCCAGAGCAAGCGGAGGCGTTCCGTGCCGATGACCGCAGGGTGATGACGAGCGGCGTGCCAGTCTCGCCCATCGTCGAGACGCAGCGGTTGCTCGACAAGGGTGAGCGGCTGTGTGAGACCCACAAATCCCCTTTGGTGGACGCCCAGGGGCACGTGATCGGCGTGGTCGGTTGGTACGAAGACGTGACCGAGCGTGAGGAGCAGCGTCGCGAGCAGCAGTTGCTCGACGAGCGGTTGCTCCGCGCTCACAAGCAGGACTCGCTCGGCACGCTGGCCGGCGGCATCGCCCACGACTTCAACAACATATTGGCCTCCATCATGGCCAACCTGTGGTTGGTGCAGGCGGCGCTGCCCACCGATCACCCGGCGACCGAGAGCCTCGAGGACATCCAGCGGGCGGGGCTCCGCGCAAAACGCCTGGTCGAACAGCTCACTGCGCTCAAGCAGAGGCAACCCCAGAAGCTCGGTCCGGTGTCGCTCGGGGCAGTGGCGCTCGACGCGAGCCGGCTCATCCGCGCGATGCTGCCGGCGGGAGTCGAGCTCACCACCCAGCTGGACCCTACGACGCCAACGGTCCTGGCCGATGCTGGGCAGCTGCACCAGGTCGTGATCAACCTCTGCACGAACGCCTGGCTTGCGATCCAAGACCGGCCCATGAGCGCGCCGCGGATCGAGCTCGAGGTGTCCGCGCGCGCTCTCGACTCTGCAATGGTTGCGAAGTTGCCCGGAGAGCTCACACCGGGAGTTCATGTCGTGCTGAGTGTTTCCGACAATGGCGTCGGCATGGACGTGGCGACGCAGCGGCGAATCTTCGAGCCTTTCTTCACGACCCGCGAGGTCGGCGCCGGGACGGGCCTCGGACTCTCCGTCGTGCAGGGCATCGTTGCCGCGCATCGCGGCGCGGTGGAGGTCGAGAGCACGCCTGGGTGTGGCACGACCTTGCGGGTGTTCTTCCCGCAGTCGGCCGAGCTCGCGCCTCGGTCGGTGGTGCCCAGCCGGCGGCTCTCCTCGCGGCCACCTACCGGAGAAAAACACGTGCTCTACGTCGACGACGATCTCGCGGTCTTGCGCGCTGCCGCTCGTCTGTTGGGAAGAGAGGGTTGTCGCACGACCGTGTTCTCGGACCCACGCGAAGCCGCCGACGCGCTTCGAAAACAACCGTGCGAGTTCGATCTGCTGGCTGTCGACTTCAGCATGCCGCACCTTTCGGGGCTCGATCTTGCGCGTATCGCCGGGGAGGTCAGCCCCGAGCTCCCGGTGATCTTGGTCTCCGGCTACGTCACCGCGGACCTGCGTCGGGAAGCCGAGAGCCTGGGCGTGGTTCGGGTACTCAACAAGGTCGATGTGGCCACCGAGCTGTGGGACACCGTTCGAGGGTTGCTCGCTCTGGACCGATAA
- the bcrB gene encoding benzoyl-CoA reductase subunit B, which yields MTTPTPTHIARPRQVDAEAAKDDSQLRQKTMIANHFDKLSTANEDGRKVAYTFVPGNLTELMLALDMLPVLPEINALQSGMRKLSGNYITEAEKLGHSEDVCTYVKCDIGMMKSGNIGPTGTKLPNPDILLLSYTGCFTFMKWFELLKEEYKCPVAMLHVPYQGDGHITKEMRTYVIDQLEREVIPALEKAAGKKLDLDRLSELLERSKKAEDDLVAVWESAQNTPSPIDGYFGGVYYIGPIFSAFRGTQDACDYYAMLRREVEQRVKEGKGPVTPDGDAPEEKYRLVVEGPPNWTNFFDFWRMFSREGATVVSSTYTRVGGLYDTGFRHDPKDPIGTLADYCLGCYTNLNLPMRTKLLASYIEKYKADGFLINSVKSCNSFSAGQLLMLRELERKTGVPGGFIESDLVDPRYFGKANIENRVQSYLQMLEARKARASA from the coding sequence ATGACCACCCCGACCCCGACGCACATCGCAAGACCCCGCCAAGTCGACGCCGAGGCCGCGAAGGACGACAGCCAGCTTCGTCAGAAGACGATGATCGCCAACCACTTCGACAAACTCTCGACCGCCAACGAGGACGGCCGCAAGGTTGCCTACACCTTCGTACCGGGGAACTTGACGGAGCTGATGCTGGCTCTGGACATGCTGCCGGTGCTGCCGGAGATCAACGCGCTGCAGAGCGGCATGCGCAAACTGAGCGGCAACTACATCACCGAGGCGGAGAAGCTCGGTCACAGCGAGGACGTGTGCACCTACGTCAAGTGCGACATCGGCATGATGAAGAGCGGCAACATCGGCCCCACCGGGACGAAGCTGCCAAACCCCGACATCTTGCTGCTCTCGTACACCGGTTGCTTCACCTTCATGAAGTGGTTCGAGCTCCTGAAGGAAGAGTACAAGTGCCCGGTCGCGATGCTGCATGTGCCCTACCAGGGTGACGGGCACATAACGAAGGAGATGCGCACCTACGTCATCGACCAGCTCGAGCGCGAGGTCATCCCGGCGCTGGAGAAGGCGGCAGGCAAGAAGCTCGATCTCGACCGGCTGTCGGAGCTGTTGGAGCGGTCGAAGAAGGCCGAAGACGATCTGGTCGCGGTGTGGGAGAGCGCGCAGAACACGCCCTCGCCCATCGACGGCTACTTCGGTGGGGTCTACTACATTGGCCCGATCTTCAGCGCCTTCCGCGGCACTCAAGATGCGTGCGACTACTACGCGATGCTGCGCCGCGAGGTGGAGCAGCGAGTGAAAGAGGGCAAGGGCCCGGTCACGCCGGACGGCGACGCCCCGGAGGAGAAGTACCGCCTGGTGGTGGAAGGTCCGCCCAACTGGACCAACTTCTTCGACTTCTGGCGCATGTTCAGCCGCGAGGGCGCGACCGTCGTGTCGAGCACGTACACCCGCGTCGGCGGCCTCTACGACACCGGCTTCCGCCACGACCCGAAGGATCCCATCGGCACGCTCGCCGACTACTGCCTCGGTTGTTACACGAACCTGAACCTGCCGATGCGCACCAAGCTGCTCGCCAGCTACATCGAGAAGTACAAGGCGGACGGGTTTTTGATCAACAGCGTGAAGAGCTGCAACAGCTTCAGCGCCGGGCAGCTCTTGATGCTGCGAGAGCTCGAGCGGAAGACCGGCGTACCGGGTGGTTTCATCGAGAGTGATCTGGTGGACCCGCGCTACTTCGGCAAGGCCAACATCGAGAACCGTGTCCAGAGCTACCTGCAGATGCTGGAAGCTCGCAAAGCGAGGGCCAGCGCATGA
- a CDS encoding EAL domain-containing protein, with the protein MSAPNYKPPATERAGHARQAAAGDKPTVLVIDDDEDVAKAYGKVLESAGFTAIVRTDPTDAALEVVSQRFDAIVSDINMPKISGTDLLSVVRSYDAEVPVILVTGQGSLETAIEAVALRSTEYLLKPVEPPVLLRAVRKGIERAESLRPAQAPPAPSAALVDDALSQMWLALQPIHATRGQLFGYEALLRSDHASLSRPDLLLAAAADADRLQALGRRVRSKAAEVALTLPANLSLFVNLHVSDLLDDELFDAASPLGMVAESVVLEVTERQQIEDVADIGLRLLRLRNLGFRIAVDDLGAGYSGLNSLVLLEPDLVKIDMALVRNVNESFMRQSVIKSLVELARATEIAVVAEGIETVAERDCVARLGCNYMQGYLLGKPARGLGTTG; encoded by the coding sequence CTACAAGCCCCCCGCCACCGAGCGGGCCGGCCATGCACGGCAGGCCGCCGCGGGCGACAAACCCACGGTGCTCGTCATCGACGACGACGAGGACGTGGCGAAGGCGTACGGCAAGGTCCTCGAGTCCGCCGGGTTCACCGCGATCGTCAGGACCGATCCGACCGACGCTGCCCTGGAGGTCGTCTCCCAGCGCTTCGACGCGATCGTCAGTGACATCAACATGCCGAAGATCTCCGGCACCGATCTGCTCTCGGTCGTACGTTCGTACGACGCCGAGGTCCCGGTCATTCTGGTGACAGGCCAGGGCAGCCTCGAGACCGCGATCGAAGCCGTGGCGCTGAGGTCGACCGAGTACTTGCTCAAGCCCGTCGAGCCCCCGGTTCTCTTGCGCGCGGTGCGCAAGGGCATCGAGCGCGCCGAGTCGTTGCGGCCGGCGCAGGCACCACCGGCCCCGTCCGCGGCGCTGGTCGACGACGCCTTGAGCCAGATGTGGCTCGCCCTCCAGCCGATTCACGCGACGCGCGGCCAGTTGTTCGGTTACGAGGCGCTGTTGCGCAGCGACCATGCGTCGCTCTCCCGCCCCGATCTCCTGCTCGCCGCGGCGGCTGACGCGGATCGGCTGCAGGCACTGGGCCGCCGTGTGCGTTCGAAGGCGGCCGAGGTGGCCCTCACGCTGCCGGCAAACCTCTCGTTGTTCGTAAACCTGCATGTGTCCGACCTGCTCGACGACGAGCTGTTCGATGCGGCGTCCCCGCTCGGAATGGTCGCAGAGAGCGTCGTGCTCGAGGTGACGGAGCGCCAGCAGATCGAGGACGTCGCCGACATCGGCTTGCGCCTGTTGAGGCTGCGGAACCTCGGGTTTCGGATCGCCGTCGACGATCTTGGAGCCGGTTACTCCGGTCTCAACAGCCTCGTCTTGCTCGAACCAGATCTGGTCAAGATCGACATGGCGCTCGTGCGCAACGTGAACGAGTCGTTCATGCGCCAGAGTGTGATCAAGAGCCTGGTCGAGCTCGCGCGCGCCACGGAGATCGCGGTCGTCGCCGAAGGCATCGAGACCGTCGCGGAGCGGGACTGCGTGGCTCGCTTGGGTTGCAACTACATGCAGGGCTACTTGCTGGGAAAGCCCGCGCGCGGACTCGGAACAACGGGCTGA
- a CDS encoding GNAT family N-acetyltransferase encodes MQELNPQPGTLETDHVEVRNLRAEDLDWIIRVDSQHSGKQRREYYKVKLAEVAKDTGIKISLAAFIKGEPAGFLMGRLYYGEFGQPEPIASLDSLGVSTVFAGQHVGAALMRQLEMNLAALGIERLQTQIEWDQVDLIKFFQRAGFEPAARICLEKVVRRPVG; translated from the coding sequence ATGCAAGAGCTCAATCCCCAGCCCGGAACCCTCGAGACCGATCACGTGGAGGTGCGGAACCTGCGCGCCGAAGATCTCGACTGGATCATCCGCGTGGACTCGCAGCACAGCGGCAAGCAGCGGCGCGAGTATTACAAGGTGAAGCTGGCCGAGGTCGCGAAGGACACCGGCATCAAGATCTCGCTCGCGGCCTTCATCAAGGGCGAACCCGCCGGTTTCCTGATGGGCCGCCTCTACTACGGCGAGTTCGGCCAACCCGAACCCATCGCGAGCCTCGACTCCCTCGGCGTCTCCACCGTCTTCGCCGGCCAACACGTAGGCGCCGCGCTGATGCGCCAGCTCGAGATGAATTTGGCGGCGCTCGGCATCGAGCGCCTGCAGACGCAGATCGAGTGGGACCAGGTGGATCTGATCAAGTTCTTTCAGCGAGCGGGCTTTGAGCCGGCGGCGAGGATTTGTTTGGAGAAGGTGGTGCGGCGGCCGGTGGGGTGA
- a CDS encoding benzoyl-CoA reductase subunit D encodes MVAREHLTIGIDPGSSAVKVAILRSRAGSDGTLLAQVVQRIRRRKVADVVSAAFEEACGAAGVKAKDFDYIASTGDGDAVTFRTGHFYSMTTHARGALFLDPTARAALDIGGLHARGLRMNEDGRVMSHRMTSQCASGSGQFLENIARYLGVPLDDVGELSKKSESPEKVSSICAVLAETDVINMVARGISTSDILKGIHLSIGGRLVQLLRAVGAEGNVVVTGGLSRDVGMVAAVEQIFAEEKTKKSPRKHAEIVIKTFPEGILAGAIGAGLLGAYRYEQLERKGRAAAVLAQAQA; translated from the coding sequence ATGGTAGCCCGTGAACATCTGACAATCGGCATCGACCCCGGCTCGAGCGCGGTCAAGGTCGCGATCTTGAGGAGCCGCGCCGGCAGCGACGGCACGCTGCTCGCCCAGGTGGTGCAGCGCATCCGGCGGCGCAAGGTCGCGGACGTGGTGAGCGCCGCCTTCGAAGAGGCCTGCGGCGCCGCGGGGGTGAAGGCCAAGGACTTCGACTACATCGCGTCGACCGGCGACGGCGACGCGGTGACCTTCCGCACCGGTCACTTCTACAGCATGACGACGCACGCTCGCGGCGCGTTGTTTCTGGATCCGACGGCCCGCGCGGCCCTCGACATCGGCGGCCTGCACGCTCGCGGCCTGCGCATGAACGAGGACGGGCGGGTGATGTCGCACCGCATGACGAGCCAGTGTGCGAGCGGCAGCGGTCAGTTCCTGGAGAACATCGCGCGTTACCTGGGCGTGCCGCTGGACGACGTGGGCGAGCTCAGCAAAAAGAGCGAGAGCCCGGAGAAGGTGTCGAGCATCTGCGCGGTGCTCGCGGAGACGGACGTGATCAACATGGTGGCGCGGGGCATCAGCACCTCGGACATCTTGAAGGGCATTCACCTGAGCATCGGCGGACGCCTGGTGCAGCTCCTGCGCGCGGTCGGCGCCGAGGGCAACGTGGTGGTGACCGGCGGGCTGTCGCGCGACGTGGGCATGGTGGCGGCGGTGGAGCAGATCTTCGCCGAGGAGAAGACCAAGAAGAGCCCGCGCAAGCACGCCGAGATCGTGATCAAGACGTTCCCCGAGGGGATCTTGGCGGGCGCCATCGGCGCCGGGTTGCTCGGCGCGTACCGCTACGAGCAGCTGGAGCGAAAAGGGCGCGCGGCGGCGGTGCTGGCGCAAGCGCAGGCGTGA
- a CDS encoding benzoyl-CoA reductase subunit A — MRVVVGVDLGSTTTKAILLDEERRIVGKGITNSRSNYEVACAVAREEALTAARFTMLERALVEREAELGGDPRAREHALREAFRLETYLDELGDLHEEMQKVLKSLSFISDRQKLLPAIKDVLESMESEANRLFGEGGGRKSDFFRDLASSSYMSAAERVAAASNGLVNYERLTGVFDRAILDVETRLKSRDFGTTLRKAARRMTAEDQSRAGKALLEAVESAATQDIEEMSFVGTGYGRQTLPFPKQAVKSEILCHGRGAHRVFPGTRTVLDIGGQDTKAIQVDGHGVVTSFQMNDRCAAGCGRYLGYIADELNLGLHELGPLALGAKRVVKVNSTCTVFAGAELRERLGLGERREDILAGLHRSIMLRAMSLLARSGGISNEFTFTGGVCKNPMATKVLRELVDENYDKQTVLNAHPDSIYMGALGAALFGVDDLEAGRPAILPTFVENLRAGAAVAASAE, encoded by the coding sequence ATGAGAGTCGTCGTCGGCGTCGATCTGGGCTCCACCACCACGAAGGCCATCTTGCTCGATGAAGAGCGGCGCATCGTGGGCAAGGGCATCACCAACAGCCGCTCGAACTACGAGGTGGCGTGTGCCGTCGCGCGGGAGGAGGCGCTGACCGCCGCCCGCTTCACCATGCTCGAACGCGCGCTCGTGGAGCGTGAGGCCGAGCTGGGCGGGGATCCCCGGGCGCGGGAGCACGCGCTGCGCGAGGCGTTCCGGCTCGAGACGTACCTCGACGAGCTGGGTGATCTGCACGAAGAGATGCAGAAGGTGCTGAAGAGCCTGTCGTTCATCAGCGATCGGCAGAAGCTGTTGCCTGCCATCAAGGACGTCCTCGAGTCGATGGAGAGTGAAGCCAACCGGCTCTTCGGCGAGGGTGGCGGACGCAAGAGCGACTTCTTCCGGGATCTCGCCTCGAGCAGCTACATGAGCGCCGCGGAGCGCGTCGCGGCGGCCAGCAATGGACTCGTGAACTACGAGCGCCTGACCGGCGTGTTCGACCGCGCGATCCTCGACGTCGAGACCCGGCTCAAGAGCCGCGATTTCGGCACGACGCTCCGCAAGGCCGCGCGGCGCATGACCGCCGAAGATCAGAGCCGCGCCGGCAAGGCGTTGCTCGAAGCAGTCGAGAGCGCGGCGACCCAGGACATCGAAGAGATGTCCTTCGTCGGCACGGGCTATGGGCGGCAGACGCTCCCCTTCCCCAAACAAGCCGTGAAGAGCGAGATCTTGTGCCACGGGCGCGGAGCGCACCGGGTGTTTCCGGGCACGCGCACGGTGCTCGACATCGGCGGGCAGGACACCAAGGCCATTCAGGTCGACGGCCACGGTGTCGTGACCAGCTTCCAGATGAACGATCGCTGCGCGGCCGGTTGCGGGCGTTATCTCGGGTACATCGCCGACGAGCTGAACCTCGGTTTGCACGAGCTCGGACCGTTGGCGCTCGGAGCCAAGCGCGTGGTCAAGGTCAACAGCACCTGCACGGTGTTCGCCGGCGCCGAGCTGCGGGAGCGGCTGGGCCTCGGTGAACGGCGCGAGGACATCCTCGCGGGGTTGCACCGCTCGATCATGCTCAGGGCGATGTCACTCTTGGCGCGCTCGGGCGGCATCAGCAACGAGTTCACGTTCACGGGTGGCGTGTGCAAGAACCCGATGGCCACCAAGGTGCTGCGGGAGCTGGTGGACGAGAACTACGACAAACAGACGGTGCTGAACGCCCACCCCGACAGCATCTACATGGGCGCGCTCGGAGCTGCGCTCTTCGGTGTGGACGATCTGGAGGCGGGGCGCCCGGCGATTCTGCCGACGTTCGTGGAGAACCTTCGAGCCGGAGCCGCCGTCGCGGCCTCGGCAGAGTGA